TATACATCCCATAGGGAAAATGCTCATTATTCTGCAAGAAAGTTCGTGTTAGCTCGATTGTTCTGCAAGATCGTCTGGTCACTTGCTTTTGGTGAGAATTGTTAGGACTACTCTTCTATAGACGGCTGTTCTTCTGTAAACCCTGCATAACGGGATATGACTGCCCACAGCTCATCCTTGCCTAAACCTTCCTCTGACGAGAAAGAGACAAAGCTGTCTTCGGGATGAAGACCGATCGCATCTCTTATGACTTTTGCATGCTTGGCTCGGCGTGTCTTAGGAATCTTATCCATCTTCGTAGTCACGACGCATACGGGAAGCCCATGATGCTTCAGCCATTCATACATCATAATGTCGTCTTTCGTAGGGGGATGACGCATATCAATCATCTGCATGACCAGCTTCAGTTCTTCTCGTTCAAGCAAATATTTCTCCATCATTTGACCGAAGAGCGCACGCTGTGTCTTCGATACTTTGGCATACCCATAGCCTGGAAAATCCACGAAATAAAGTGCATCATTAATGCGGTAATAATTAAGCTGCTGGGTTTTGCCTGGGGTTGAGCTCGTTCTTGCCAGATTCTTACGATTAATCAATCGATTGATCAGCGAAGATTTCCCCACATTGGAACGCCCTGCCAGAGCAATCTCCGG
This sequence is a window from Paenibacillus urinalis. Protein-coding genes within it:
- the yihA gene encoding ribosome biogenesis GTP-binding protein YihA/YsxC; the protein is MKVTKSEFIISAVSPSQYPEDALPEIALAGRSNVGKSSLINRLINRKNLARTSSTPGKTQQLNYYRINDALYFVDFPGYGYAKVSKTQRALFGQMMEKYLLEREELKLVMQMIDMRHPPTKDDIMMYEWLKHHGLPVCVVTTKMDKIPKTRRAKHAKVIRDAIGLHPEDSFVSFSSEEGLGKDELWAVISRYAGFTEEQPSIEE